From the genome of Fusarium fujikuroi IMI 58289 draft genome, chromosome FFUJ_chr06:
ACCCAGTCTGCTCTTTACAGTGATGTCCTGACTGCTGTCACTTTCTCTGGTAAATTTGACACCGAGCCTGCGGTTCTTGACATCAAGTACACCCCTGCTCAGACTTTTACTCCCCAGGGTCTGGTCAACACTCTCCACAAGATCTTTGGCAACGAGGGCGAGGCCAAGAAATTGCCTTCTCTCGTCCAGGCTCAGCAGTTCACCTTCTGGGACCTCGATAACTCATCTGCTCTTAACTCTCCCAGTGTTATTGGCAACCTGCTCTCCAAAGAATCCACCTCCAACGTTTATGTTAACGAGATCTTCGACAACCTCACCCAGGGCGGTCTCGTTCGAAGTGACCTCCGAGCCTCCAAGAAGGCCCTCGAGGCTCCTTACGACATTGACGACGCGAATACTATTGTCGTCGGTGACGAGAAGATTCTCCAAGAGGTTGATGTCCTCAAGGGTCTCGTCGAGGGTGGCAATGTCATTGTGAAGCTCTCCAacttcaaggatgatgaggtcgagaagcGTCTCCCTCTCGCATTCCGAAAGGGACTTCGGGAGAAGGCGGCtgagctcttcatcctcgactcTTCCTATTCCCCTGCTTTCGAGAAGgaccctctcttctccaaactGCTACTAGAGCTGTCCTTCCTGAAGGTTGCTCTTCCTGACTATACCCCCGAAAATATTGCAAAGCATATCCTTGCTGAGGGTCACCCTCCTACCCTGGAGGAGTCCATGGATGCTGTTGGCCTTTGCCTCCGTCATTTCGAGGTCCCCTCCACCTGGGCTGAGGTGGGTGCCGACTTTGTTGACCCCAATCTTCCTGCCACCATCCAGAGCAACAGCTTCGTCGTCCACgacaaggaagaagctgaggagactTTCGAGCTCCGTGACTGGCAGGCTGCTGCCAAGTCCCTTGCTTTCAAGGAGGCTTATGGCACCAAGAACGTTCTGCGACCCGAGTTGTCTGTCAAGACCTCCACCATCACTGTCAAGGAAAATCGCCGACTTACTCCACAAGACTACGACCGCAACATCTTCCACATCGAATTTGATCTTGGTGACTCTGGTCTGACCTACAAGATCGGTGAGGCTCTCGGGATTCACGCCGAgaacgacgaggaagaggtcaaCCAGTTCATCGAGTTTTACGGCCTCAACCCTGCCGAGCTCGTTCAGGTTCCTGCCCGCGAGGATTCTGCTCTCCTCGAGACCCGTACTGTCTTCCAGGCCCTCGTCCAGAATGTCGATATTCTTGGCAAGCCTCCCAAGCGCTTCTATGAGGCCCTTGCTGAGTTTGCTACTGATGAGactgagaagcagaagcttgAGGCTCTCGCCAGCCCCGCTGGTGCTGAGGATCTGAAGCGCCGCGCCGAGGTCGATACCGCTACCTATGTTGACATTCTTGAGGAGTTCAAGTCAGCTCGCCCAAGCTTCCACGACCTCATCAAGATTGTCAGCCCAGCCAAGCGCCGAGAGTACTCTATCGCCTCTGCTCAGGCTGTTACCTCCAACTCAGTTTCTCTCATGATTGTCGTCGTTGACTGGGTTGATCCTCGTGGCCGTACCCGTTACGGACATGCTACCCGCTACCTCAGCCGTCTCCCAGTTGGTGCCAAGGTCACTGCTTCAGTCAAGCCTTCCGTCATGAAGCTTCCTACCAAGGACACTGCgcctctcatcatggctggtcTCGGAACGGGTCTTGCTCCTTTCCGTGCCTTTGTTCAGTACCGCGCTATGCAGAAGGCCCAGGGTAAGGAGATTGGCTCCATCCTCCTCTACCTTGGGTCCCGCCACCAGCGTGAGGAATACCTCTATGGTGAGGAATGGGAGGCCTATCTGGCGGCTGGTGTTGTCACTCTTATCGGATCTGCCTTCTCTCGTGACCAGCCTCAGAAGATTTACATTCAGGACCGCATGCGTCAGACCCTTAAGGAGATCGCAAAGGCCTACATCCAGGACGAGGGTAGCTTCTACCTCTGCGGTCCTACGTGGCCTGTCCCTGATGTTACCAAGGTACTCGAGGAAGCTATCGCTcacgaggccaaggctgctggcaagaagatcgaTCCTCgcaaggagattgagaagctcaaggaggagggACGATATGTCCTTGAAGTTTACTAGCCGATATGCGTCTTTCATCAATTGTGCTCAAAATGGTGCTTGGGATAGTATAGAAAGCATTGAAGCGTTTGAATTTAAACTATATGAGTCTATCTTTACATCACGTCTTCTGCATTGTGACGCTTGATATCAATCCAGATACAGGACATTGTCAACCCACAGATCCCAGGCTTCTGGATTACTTTCCATACCAACATTGGCAAGCTTTCGGCGGGAGCTGATGAATGTGCCCCAGGTACGTCCCTCCGCAGGACCTCGCTCTCGGTCCCTCTAAGCACATAACCTGTGCCTTGCTGGCTTACGCGCGCGACTACCGGCAAATCTATGAGAGATCTGAAATTGTTACCCGCCTTAACAATAATCCTAAGTTGTTGCCCAACCGAGATTATCTCGTGTGGCATAAGTGTTCTAGACCACGAGCGAAAAGCAAATATCACAGGTGGTGAAACTTACTAGCGACCAAACAAGACAGGATACCCGCCGCGGTGAGAACGAATATGGAAATCCGAAGggcttcctttctttttgtcTCTGGAACCGAAAAGCCCTGCAGATCCCTTTGGGCATCAACCGCAGCTATTGGCGCTCAGCCCAACCGGTGAATGCTCAATGCCCGATATTTGCTCACACGAAGGGAggagggagggggagggggggtcATGGATACGCCGCGGAGATGATATCGAGATTGCTTGCATGGATGCGTCGCTGAAAAGAGTATTCCGTGGTCCTGGAGGCTGACGGAAGATGCATCCTGTGAGGGCTTTTGAGTTTTGAGCGACCGGCGAAGGTCTAAGCGAACCGATGATAGCCATCTGGCATGCTTGGAATTGCCGATATGGATTCTACAGTACAGTGTTCGGAAATACATACCTGCTGCCTCGTCCATTTCTCATAGAGCTTCAATGTCGTGCTTGGTTTCTGCCGACAGCTGGAGACATAATGGATCGTTCAGCAGACGAGATAATGCACGTGTTAGCCAGCATCAGAGATTAAGTATGTGATTTATCAACTGGATCTCTTGGAGTCGTAAAGTAGCCTATCGCTCGAGGGT
Proteins encoded in this window:
- a CDS encoding related to MET10-sulfite reductase flavin-binding subunit, coding for MPHQESAPVAKTNSADFNKLSSSLPFGQQVPLSSISGPTYVTAQLLVQQIAYKLSDKIFSYSPETFDLDIALKEWASKNEKNIHGYSTEVLPLQTRIGAGALALGYIFSPDFDVSKRHIPQSLVAPSGSLQQLRGTLDQLSLLYGVSSPFVAHVAALDYSDSKGLISNYDSALRLAEDLGLGLVASTSTYEAQHMSIFATLLAILLPTLHIYDGVRVARETLRVVDALSENGVADLYSKLSAEAGKLNTRLDTAGKVVELLKLFNDELGTVYEPFEYHGHDSPDVVLVAFGSVESQVAKGVLAKLSADGAKVGVINVRIYRPFIEEAFIKAIPASTRTIAVLGQVRNELAVEDEATQSALYSDVLTAVTFSGKFDTEPAVLDIKYTPAQTFTPQGLVNTLHKIFGNEGEAKKLPSLVQAQQFTFWDLDNSSALNSPSVIGNLLSKESTSNVYVNEIFDNLTQGGLVRSDLRASKKALEAPYDIDDANTIVVGDEKILQEVDVLKGLVEGGNVIVKLSNFKDDEVEKRLPLAFRKGLREKAAELFILDSSYSPAFEKDPLFSKLLLELSFLKVALPDYTPENIAKHILAEGHPPTLEESMDAVGLCLRHFEVPSTWAEVGADFVDPNLPATIQSNSFVVHDKEEAEETFELRDWQAAAKSLAFKEAYGTKNVLRPELSVKTSTITVKENRRLTPQDYDRNIFHIEFDLGDSGLTYKIGEALGIHAENDEEEVNQFIEFYGLNPAELVQVPAREDSALLETRTVFQALVQNVDILGKPPKRFYEALAEFATDETEKQKLEALASPAGAEDLKRRAEVDTATYVDILEEFKSARPSFHDLIKIVSPAKRREYSIASAQAVTSNSVSLMIVVVDWVDPRGRTRYGHATRYLSRLPVGAKVTASVKPSVMKLPTKDTAPLIMAGLGTGLAPFRAFVQYRAMQKAQGKEIGSILLYLGSRHQREEYLYGEEWEAYLAAGVVTLIGSAFSRDQPQKIYIQDRMRQTLKEIAKAYIQDEGSFYLCGPTWPVPDVTKVLEEAIAHEAKAAGKKIDPRKEIEKLKEEGRYVLEVY